The Henckelia pumila isolate YLH828 chromosome 2, ASM3356847v2, whole genome shotgun sequence genome includes a window with the following:
- the LOC140877739 gene encoding transcription factor EMB1444-like isoform X1: MRISSLRSFLQSLCCNSPWNYAAFWKLKYEPEMVLTWEDSFCDITNQRDSMVPMEDFYFDSSDDVPYSNFNSRLHDGSLGEYPIGLAVAEMSGASHAFGNGVVGVAAFTGIPRWIYSDNITTDVFDSVFAAEDPDEWLLQFVAGIKTILLLPVIPHGVLQLGSVETVAEDSVLTSFVKQNFDSYKRCDRYDAVSPIQKFSLMSTDLENLEEPSIITMNNRNEDQKPICSYGSEGCNIFFADQMVPAFMVEDLCNPFIAGLANSYGNLIDKESGLQSSDRLTCEDDKSEVSESVLFKPCLNEKVRPFPLCDNFQWMKHGEFVNELGDFHFEEGSIEPSSSADDFVYGCQTRGILSFPSEYELQKAFGPVVVDQSNYICDSPVSGHNALWSSINDRDLTYWMDLSGVKSSASTQKDDELEHLVETVVADAYSSTDNSSPNRPSPATTLKTSPGKVFASSPKICNKLERNASGEGNTAPFSFFTPAFIDTGINTEPGLSPSASSNESTMTALIDKQQQRRKGNHFVNQRKGSMLSSTHKTKLCTATNQRPRPRDRQLIQDRIKELRDLVPNSDKCSIDGLLDKTIKHMLFLKDVTTRADKLRHQVLKEETNHNTEFTAEVNRVHQNGTSWAVELGNEQHQCPIIVKDLDNPGQMLIQMLCADHARFLEIADVIQHLQLNILKAVMEECSENSWAHFIVEATGSFQRLDIFWPLMKLLQHPLPMVNKTNI, from the exons ATGAGGATTAGTTCCTTGAGGTCGTTTCTCCAAAGCCTTTGCTGCAATTCTCCTTGGAATTATGCGGCGTTCTGGAAGCTTAAGTACGAACCTGAAAT GGTTTTGACATGGGAAGATAGCTTCTGTGACATTACTAATCAAAGAGATTCTATGGTGCCAATGGAAGATTTCTACTTTGACAGCTCGGATGATGTACCTTACTCCAATTTTAATTCAAGATTGCACGATGGATCTCTTGGTGAATATCCAATTGGACTTGCAGTGGCTGAAATGTCTGGCGCTTCTCATGCTTTTGGGAATGG GGTTGTTGGTGTAGCAGCTTTTACTGGAATTCCTCGATGGATTTACTCTGACAATATAACGACTGATGTGTTCGATTCTGTTTTTGCTGCTGAG GATCCAGATGAATGGCTGCTCCAATTTGTAGCTGGTATAAAA ACAATATTGCTTTTGCCAGTTATTCCACATGGAGTTCTGCAGCTGGGATCTGTGGAAACG GTAGCTGAAGATTCTGTGCTAACCTCCTTTGTCAAACAAAACTTTGATTCCTACAAAAGATGTGATAGATATGACGCCGTATCTCCAATTCAGAAATTCTCTCTCATGTCTACTGACCTGGAGAATCTTGAGGAGCCATCAATCATCACTATGAATAATAGAAATGAAGACCAAAAGCCCATCTGTTCCTACGGTTCAGAGGGTTGCAACATATTTTTTGCTGATCAGATGGTGCCAGCATTCATGGTTGAAGATTTGTGCAACCCATTTATAGCTGGTTTGGCAAATTCTTATGGAAATCTGATTGATAAAGAAAGTGGTTTGCAGTCATCTGATCGTCTAACATGTGAAGATGACAAATCTGAGGTATCAGAAAGTGTCCTTTTTAAACCTTGTCTCAATGAGAAGGTGAGGCCTTTTCCTCTTTGTGATAATTTCCAATGGATGAAGCATGGTGAATTTGTAAATGAGCTGGGCGATTTTCACTTCGAGGAAGGTTCAATAGAACCAAGTTCttctgccgatgactttgtttATGGTTGTCAAACCAGGGGTATTCTGAGCTTCCCTAGTGAATATGAACTGCAAAAAGCATTTGGGCCGGTTGTAGTGGATCAGTCCAATTATATATGTGACTCCCCTGTCTCAGGTCACAACGCACTTTGGAGCTCAATCAACGATAGAGATCTCACCTATTGGATGGATTTGTCAGGAGTGAAATCTTCTGCATCCACGCAGAAAGATGATGAATTGGAGCACCTTGTAGAAACTGTTGTTGCTGATGCTTATAGCAGCACTGATAATAGTTCTCCAAATCGACCCAGTCCTGCTACGACATTAAAGACGTCTCCTGGAAAAGTTTTTGCTTCCTCTCCTAAAATCTGTAATAAACTCGAACGAAATGCCTCAGGCGAAGGCAACACTGCTCCTTTCAGCTTCTTTACACCAGCATTTATTGATACGGGAATAAATACAGAGCCTGGTTTGTCTCCTTCGGCATCGTCAAATGAAAGCACAATGACTGCATTGATTGATAAGCAACAGCAGCGGAGAAAAGGAAACCATTTTGTGAACCAAAGGAAAGGATCTATGTTGTCGAGTACCCACAAAACAAAATTATGTACTGCAACTAATCAGAGGCCTAGGCCACGAGATAGGCAGTTAATCCAGGACCGTATCAAGGAGCTGCGAGATCTTGTCCCGAACAGTGATAAA TGTAGCATTGATGGACTCCTAGATAAAACCATAAAGCACATGCTTTTTTTGAAGGACGTAACAACTCGAGCTGATAAACTACGACATCAGGTCCTAAAAGAG GAAACCAACCACAACACGGAATTTACAGCTGAGGTAAATCGTGTTCATCAAAATGGGACAAGTTGGGCCGTAGAATTAGGGAACGAGCAACATCAATGCCCAATAATTGTGAAAGATCTCGACAATCCTGGACAAATGCTTATTCAG ATGCTGTGTGCTGACCACGCCCGGTTCCTGGAAATTGCCGATGTGATACAGCATTTACAACTAAACATCCTGAAGGCTGTTATGGAGGAATGTTCTGAAAATTCATGGGCGCACTTCATTGTTGAG GCAACCGGGAGCTTCCAACGATTGGATATCTTTTGGCCTTTGATGAAACTTCTGCAACATCCTTTGCCAATGGTAAACAAGACAAACATATGA
- the LOC140877739 gene encoding transcription factor EMB1444-like isoform X2 yields MVPMEDFYFDSSDDVPYSNFNSRLHDGSLGEYPIGLAVAEMSGASHAFGNGVVGVAAFTGIPRWIYSDNITTDVFDSVFAAEDPDEWLLQFVAGIKTILLLPVIPHGVLQLGSVETVAEDSVLTSFVKQNFDSYKRCDRYDAVSPIQKFSLMSTDLENLEEPSIITMNNRNEDQKPICSYGSEGCNIFFADQMVPAFMVEDLCNPFIAGLANSYGNLIDKESGLQSSDRLTCEDDKSEVSESVLFKPCLNEKVRPFPLCDNFQWMKHGEFVNELGDFHFEEGSIEPSSSADDFVYGCQTRGILSFPSEYELQKAFGPVVVDQSNYICDSPVSGHNALWSSINDRDLTYWMDLSGVKSSASTQKDDELEHLVETVVADAYSSTDNSSPNRPSPATTLKTSPGKVFASSPKICNKLERNASGEGNTAPFSFFTPAFIDTGINTEPGLSPSASSNESTMTALIDKQQQRRKGNHFVNQRKGSMLSSTHKTKLCTATNQRPRPRDRQLIQDRIKELRDLVPNSDKCSIDGLLDKTIKHMLFLKDVTTRADKLRHQVLKEETNHNTEFTAEVNRVHQNGTSWAVELGNEQHQCPIIVKDLDNPGQMLIQMLCADHARFLEIADVIQHLQLNILKAVMEECSENSWAHFIVEATGSFQRLDIFWPLMKLLQHPLPMVNKTNI; encoded by the exons ATGGTGCCAATGGAAGATTTCTACTTTGACAGCTCGGATGATGTACCTTACTCCAATTTTAATTCAAGATTGCACGATGGATCTCTTGGTGAATATCCAATTGGACTTGCAGTGGCTGAAATGTCTGGCGCTTCTCATGCTTTTGGGAATGG GGTTGTTGGTGTAGCAGCTTTTACTGGAATTCCTCGATGGATTTACTCTGACAATATAACGACTGATGTGTTCGATTCTGTTTTTGCTGCTGAG GATCCAGATGAATGGCTGCTCCAATTTGTAGCTGGTATAAAA ACAATATTGCTTTTGCCAGTTATTCCACATGGAGTTCTGCAGCTGGGATCTGTGGAAACG GTAGCTGAAGATTCTGTGCTAACCTCCTTTGTCAAACAAAACTTTGATTCCTACAAAAGATGTGATAGATATGACGCCGTATCTCCAATTCAGAAATTCTCTCTCATGTCTACTGACCTGGAGAATCTTGAGGAGCCATCAATCATCACTATGAATAATAGAAATGAAGACCAAAAGCCCATCTGTTCCTACGGTTCAGAGGGTTGCAACATATTTTTTGCTGATCAGATGGTGCCAGCATTCATGGTTGAAGATTTGTGCAACCCATTTATAGCTGGTTTGGCAAATTCTTATGGAAATCTGATTGATAAAGAAAGTGGTTTGCAGTCATCTGATCGTCTAACATGTGAAGATGACAAATCTGAGGTATCAGAAAGTGTCCTTTTTAAACCTTGTCTCAATGAGAAGGTGAGGCCTTTTCCTCTTTGTGATAATTTCCAATGGATGAAGCATGGTGAATTTGTAAATGAGCTGGGCGATTTTCACTTCGAGGAAGGTTCAATAGAACCAAGTTCttctgccgatgactttgtttATGGTTGTCAAACCAGGGGTATTCTGAGCTTCCCTAGTGAATATGAACTGCAAAAAGCATTTGGGCCGGTTGTAGTGGATCAGTCCAATTATATATGTGACTCCCCTGTCTCAGGTCACAACGCACTTTGGAGCTCAATCAACGATAGAGATCTCACCTATTGGATGGATTTGTCAGGAGTGAAATCTTCTGCATCCACGCAGAAAGATGATGAATTGGAGCACCTTGTAGAAACTGTTGTTGCTGATGCTTATAGCAGCACTGATAATAGTTCTCCAAATCGACCCAGTCCTGCTACGACATTAAAGACGTCTCCTGGAAAAGTTTTTGCTTCCTCTCCTAAAATCTGTAATAAACTCGAACGAAATGCCTCAGGCGAAGGCAACACTGCTCCTTTCAGCTTCTTTACACCAGCATTTATTGATACGGGAATAAATACAGAGCCTGGTTTGTCTCCTTCGGCATCGTCAAATGAAAGCACAATGACTGCATTGATTGATAAGCAACAGCAGCGGAGAAAAGGAAACCATTTTGTGAACCAAAGGAAAGGATCTATGTTGTCGAGTACCCACAAAACAAAATTATGTACTGCAACTAATCAGAGGCCTAGGCCACGAGATAGGCAGTTAATCCAGGACCGTATCAAGGAGCTGCGAGATCTTGTCCCGAACAGTGATAAA TGTAGCATTGATGGACTCCTAGATAAAACCATAAAGCACATGCTTTTTTTGAAGGACGTAACAACTCGAGCTGATAAACTACGACATCAGGTCCTAAAAGAG GAAACCAACCACAACACGGAATTTACAGCTGAGGTAAATCGTGTTCATCAAAATGGGACAAGTTGGGCCGTAGAATTAGGGAACGAGCAACATCAATGCCCAATAATTGTGAAAGATCTCGACAATCCTGGACAAATGCTTATTCAG ATGCTGTGTGCTGACCACGCCCGGTTCCTGGAAATTGCCGATGTGATACAGCATTTACAACTAAACATCCTGAAGGCTGTTATGGAGGAATGTTCTGAAAATTCATGGGCGCACTTCATTGTTGAG GCAACCGGGAGCTTCCAACGATTGGATATCTTTTGGCCTTTGATGAAACTTCTGCAACATCCTTTGCCAATGGTAAACAAGACAAACATATGA
- the LOC140877740 gene encoding ultraviolet-B receptor UVR8-like isoform X3: MKGVEEMEDVEMKRNCERKLEVLMWGYFPGVSTQQSSLNSPASVRFPEDMLAAGDSWKDVCDGGCGFGMAIAASGKVITWGSADDQGQSYLASGKHGTPESYPLPTNDPIVKAVAGWAHCVSITDREVYTWGWKESVPSGWTSMKRYDDDTSTKQSSAVTEQVSFSNVKKSGDENIKRRRLEVQPDDEASLLADETLSMPPCLVNLEPGVKIASVAAGGRHTLALSDVGLVWGWGYGGDGQLGLGSRMKVVAFPQLIPCIVPSSSEEDGSTMIHQESVTKGGKRFKSMGNYVKGIACGGRHSAVVTDAGVLLTFGWGSYGQCGQGNTDDSLRPTCVSSLLGTEIEAVAAGLWHTVCICADGRVHAFGGNQFGQLGLGTNSERSEVVPKLLDASVLENKKAKTVSAGARHSAILTGDGEIFSWGWNKYGQLGLGDVIDRSTPTPVATLNYLPKKIACGWWHTLSLCEPTT, translated from the exons ATGAAAGGCGTTGAAGAGATGGAAGATGTGGAAATGAAGAGGAATTGTGAAAGGAAGTTGGAGGTGTTGATGTGGGGATATTTCCCGGGAGTTTCGACGCAGCAGTCCTCTTTGAATTCTCCGGCTTCCGTGCGGTTTCCGGAAGATATGCTCGCCGCCGGCGATTCGTGGAAGGATGTTTGTGACGGCGGATGTGGATTTGGGATGGCTATTgcag CATCCGGAAAAGTCATCACATGGGGTTCGGCTGACGATCAAGGTCAAAGTTATTTGGCCTCAGGAAAGCATGGG ACTCCAGAGTCATATCCACTTCCCACTAATGATCCAATTGTAAAAGCTGTTGCTGGTTGGGCACATTGTGTGTCAATTACTG ATAGAGAAGTATACACTTGGGGTTGGAAGGAGAGTGTTCCTTCTGGTTGGACCAGCATGAAAAGATATGATGATGACACATCCACGAAACAAAGTTCAGCAGTAACGGAACAAG TATCTTTCTCGAATGTTAAAAAATCCGGAGACGAAAACATAAAGAGAAGAAGACTTGAAGTTCAACCCGACGATGAAGCATCATTGCTTGCAGATGAAACACTTTCAATGCCACCTTGTCTTGTAAACTTAGAACCTGGGGTAAAGATTGCGTCTGTTGCTGCTGGTGGCCGACATACATTGGCATTATCAG ATGTAGGACTAGTATGGGGTTGGGGCTATGGAGGTGATGGGCAGCTTGGTTTGGGTTCTCGGATGAAGGTGGTGGCTTTTCCTCAACTTATACCTTGTATAGTTCCGTCATCGAGTGAAGAAGACGGTTCTACTATGATTCATCAAGAAAGTGTGACCAAGGGAGGTAAGCGTTTCAAATCCATGGGAAATTATGTAAAAGGCATCGCTTGCGGAGGCAGACACAGTGCAGTAGTAACAG ATGCTGGTGTGCTTCTTACTTTTGGCTGGGGATCTTATGGCCAG TGTGGACAGGGGAATACCGATGATTCGCTGAGACCAACTTGTGTATCTTCCCTATTGGGAACTGAGATAGAAGCAGTTGCAGCTGGACTTTGGCATACAGTATGCATTTGTGCAGATGGTCGCGTCCATGCGTTTGGTGGGAACCAGTTTGGGCAGTTAGGTTTGGGAACCAATTCTGAACGGTCTGAG GTTGTCCCCAAGCTTTTAGATGCTTCAGTTCTGGAGAATAAGAAAGCCAAAACTGTATCCGCAGGAGCTCGTCACAGTGCCATACTGACGG GCGATGGTGAAATATTTAGCTGGGGCTGGAATAAATATGGCCAG CTTGGCCTTGGAGACGTAATTGACAGGAGCACACCAACCCCAGTAGCTACCTTAAACTACCTTCCTAAGAAAATCGCGTGTGGCTGGTGGCATACACTCTCATTGTGCGAGCCGACCACGTAA
- the LOC140877740 gene encoding ultraviolet-B receptor UVR8-like isoform X2 produces MKGVEEMEDVEMKRNCERKLEVLMWGYFPGVSTQQSSLNSPASVRFPEDMLAAGDSWKDVCDGGCGFGMAIAASGKVITWGSADDQGQSYLASGKHGTPESYPLPTNDPIVKAVAGWAHCVSITDREVYTWGWKESVPSGWTSMKRYDDDTSTKQSSAVTEQGSQSSNGLKSMAGSVSFSNVKKSGDENIKRRRLEVQPDDEASLLADETLSMPPCLVNLEPGVKIASVAAGGRHTLALSDVGLVWGWGYGGDGQLGLGSRMKVVAFPQLIPCIVPSSSEEDGSTMIHQESVTKGGKRFKSMGNYVKGIACGGRHSAVVTDAGVLLTFGWGSYGQCGQGNTDDSLRPTCVSSLLGTEIEAVAAGLWHTVCICADGRVHAFGGNQFGQLGLGTNSERSEVVPKLLDASVLENKKAKTVSAGARHSAILTGDGEIFSWGWNKYGQLGLGDVIDRSTPTPVATLNYLPKKIACGWWHTLSLCEPTT; encoded by the exons ATGAAAGGCGTTGAAGAGATGGAAGATGTGGAAATGAAGAGGAATTGTGAAAGGAAGTTGGAGGTGTTGATGTGGGGATATTTCCCGGGAGTTTCGACGCAGCAGTCCTCTTTGAATTCTCCGGCTTCCGTGCGGTTTCCGGAAGATATGCTCGCCGCCGGCGATTCGTGGAAGGATGTTTGTGACGGCGGATGTGGATTTGGGATGGCTATTgcag CATCCGGAAAAGTCATCACATGGGGTTCGGCTGACGATCAAGGTCAAAGTTATTTGGCCTCAGGAAAGCATGGG ACTCCAGAGTCATATCCACTTCCCACTAATGATCCAATTGTAAAAGCTGTTGCTGGTTGGGCACATTGTGTGTCAATTACTG ATAGAGAAGTATACACTTGGGGTTGGAAGGAGAGTGTTCCTTCTGGTTGGACCAGCATGAAAAGATATGATGATGACACATCCACGAAACAAAGTTCAGCAGTAACGGAACAAG GGAGCCAAAGCTCTAATGGTTTGAAATCTATGGCTGGCTCAGTATCTTTCTCGAATGTTAAAAAATCCGGAGACGAAAACATAAAGAGAAGAAGACTTGAAGTTCAACCCGACGATGAAGCATCATTGCTTGCAGATGAAACACTTTCAATGCCACCTTGTCTTGTAAACTTAGAACCTGGGGTAAAGATTGCGTCTGTTGCTGCTGGTGGCCGACATACATTGGCATTATCAG ATGTAGGACTAGTATGGGGTTGGGGCTATGGAGGTGATGGGCAGCTTGGTTTGGGTTCTCGGATGAAGGTGGTGGCTTTTCCTCAACTTATACCTTGTATAGTTCCGTCATCGAGTGAAGAAGACGGTTCTACTATGATTCATCAAGAAAGTGTGACCAAGGGAGGTAAGCGTTTCAAATCCATGGGAAATTATGTAAAAGGCATCGCTTGCGGAGGCAGACACAGTGCAGTAGTAACAG ATGCTGGTGTGCTTCTTACTTTTGGCTGGGGATCTTATGGCCAG TGTGGACAGGGGAATACCGATGATTCGCTGAGACCAACTTGTGTATCTTCCCTATTGGGAACTGAGATAGAAGCAGTTGCAGCTGGACTTTGGCATACAGTATGCATTTGTGCAGATGGTCGCGTCCATGCGTTTGGTGGGAACCAGTTTGGGCAGTTAGGTTTGGGAACCAATTCTGAACGGTCTGAG GTTGTCCCCAAGCTTTTAGATGCTTCAGTTCTGGAGAATAAGAAAGCCAAAACTGTATCCGCAGGAGCTCGTCACAGTGCCATACTGACGG GCGATGGTGAAATATTTAGCTGGGGCTGGAATAAATATGGCCAG CTTGGCCTTGGAGACGTAATTGACAGGAGCACACCAACCCCAGTAGCTACCTTAAACTACCTTCCTAAGAAAATCGCGTGTGGCTGGTGGCATACACTCTCATTGTGCGAGCCGACCACGTAA
- the LOC140877740 gene encoding ultraviolet-B receptor UVR8-like isoform X1, with protein sequence MKGVEEMEDVEMKRNCERKLEVLMWGYFPGVSTQQSSLNSPASVRFPEDMLAAGDSWKDVCDGGCGFGMAIAASGKVITWGSADDQGQSYLASGKHGTPESYPLPTNDPIVKAVAGWAHCVSITDREVYTWGWKESVPSGWTSMKRYDDDTSTKQSSAVTEQVTGSQSSNGLKSMAGSVSFSNVKKSGDENIKRRRLEVQPDDEASLLADETLSMPPCLVNLEPGVKIASVAAGGRHTLALSDVGLVWGWGYGGDGQLGLGSRMKVVAFPQLIPCIVPSSSEEDGSTMIHQESVTKGGKRFKSMGNYVKGIACGGRHSAVVTDAGVLLTFGWGSYGQCGQGNTDDSLRPTCVSSLLGTEIEAVAAGLWHTVCICADGRVHAFGGNQFGQLGLGTNSERSEVVPKLLDASVLENKKAKTVSAGARHSAILTGDGEIFSWGWNKYGQLGLGDVIDRSTPTPVATLNYLPKKIACGWWHTLSLCEPTT encoded by the exons ATGAAAGGCGTTGAAGAGATGGAAGATGTGGAAATGAAGAGGAATTGTGAAAGGAAGTTGGAGGTGTTGATGTGGGGATATTTCCCGGGAGTTTCGACGCAGCAGTCCTCTTTGAATTCTCCGGCTTCCGTGCGGTTTCCGGAAGATATGCTCGCCGCCGGCGATTCGTGGAAGGATGTTTGTGACGGCGGATGTGGATTTGGGATGGCTATTgcag CATCCGGAAAAGTCATCACATGGGGTTCGGCTGACGATCAAGGTCAAAGTTATTTGGCCTCAGGAAAGCATGGG ACTCCAGAGTCATATCCACTTCCCACTAATGATCCAATTGTAAAAGCTGTTGCTGGTTGGGCACATTGTGTGTCAATTACTG ATAGAGAAGTATACACTTGGGGTTGGAAGGAGAGTGTTCCTTCTGGTTGGACCAGCATGAAAAGATATGATGATGACACATCCACGAAACAAAGTTCAGCAGTAACGGAACAAG TGACAGGGAGCCAAAGCTCTAATGGTTTGAAATCTATGGCTGGCTCAGTATCTTTCTCGAATGTTAAAAAATCCGGAGACGAAAACATAAAGAGAAGAAGACTTGAAGTTCAACCCGACGATGAAGCATCATTGCTTGCAGATGAAACACTTTCAATGCCACCTTGTCTTGTAAACTTAGAACCTGGGGTAAAGATTGCGTCTGTTGCTGCTGGTGGCCGACATACATTGGCATTATCAG ATGTAGGACTAGTATGGGGTTGGGGCTATGGAGGTGATGGGCAGCTTGGTTTGGGTTCTCGGATGAAGGTGGTGGCTTTTCCTCAACTTATACCTTGTATAGTTCCGTCATCGAGTGAAGAAGACGGTTCTACTATGATTCATCAAGAAAGTGTGACCAAGGGAGGTAAGCGTTTCAAATCCATGGGAAATTATGTAAAAGGCATCGCTTGCGGAGGCAGACACAGTGCAGTAGTAACAG ATGCTGGTGTGCTTCTTACTTTTGGCTGGGGATCTTATGGCCAG TGTGGACAGGGGAATACCGATGATTCGCTGAGACCAACTTGTGTATCTTCCCTATTGGGAACTGAGATAGAAGCAGTTGCAGCTGGACTTTGGCATACAGTATGCATTTGTGCAGATGGTCGCGTCCATGCGTTTGGTGGGAACCAGTTTGGGCAGTTAGGTTTGGGAACCAATTCTGAACGGTCTGAG GTTGTCCCCAAGCTTTTAGATGCTTCAGTTCTGGAGAATAAGAAAGCCAAAACTGTATCCGCAGGAGCTCGTCACAGTGCCATACTGACGG GCGATGGTGAAATATTTAGCTGGGGCTGGAATAAATATGGCCAG CTTGGCCTTGGAGACGTAATTGACAGGAGCACACCAACCCCAGTAGCTACCTTAAACTACCTTCCTAAGAAAATCGCGTGTGGCTGGTGGCATACACTCTCATTGTGCGAGCCGACCACGTAA
- the LOC140883437 gene encoding light-harvesting complex-like protein OHP1, chloroplastic, with the protein MAISQTLSSHFLSAGAQVINPHNYREIAPFQCRRQGAQYSHKRLCFKIQAAKLPAGVEVPKEEPKFEPPFLGFTRTAEIWNSRAGMIGIVMVFIVELILNKGLLQIIGVEVGKGLDIPL; encoded by the exons ATGGCAATTTCACAAACACTATCATCCCATTTCCTCTCCGCCGGTGCACAGGTGATTAATCCCCATAACTACCGCGAAATCGCGCCCTTCCAGTGTCGGAGACAGGGTGCCCAATATTCACACAAACGGCTCTGTTTCAAGATTCAAGCCGCCAAGCTTCCCGCCGGC GTGGAAGTGCCGAAGGAAGAGCCCAAGTTCGAGCCCCCGTTTCTTGGTTTCACGAGGACAGCTGAAATTTGGAACTCCAGAGCTGGGATGATCGGCATCGTTATGGTTTTTATAGTCGAATTG ATTTTGAACAAAGGACTGCTTCAGATAATTGGAGTGGAAGTGGGGAAAGGCCTCGATATTCCGCTTTAA